From the Salarias fasciatus chromosome 5, fSalaFa1.1, whole genome shotgun sequence genome, the window CCGCCCAGGTCGCCCAGCCCCGACATGCCGTCGGAGAATCCGGGTAACCCATCGCACAAGTCCAGCGACTGGCACAAGTCAAAGGGCTGGGAGCTGCCCACGGCCGGGTACTGGATGGGAGGCTGAGGCTGCAGGTGCTGGGGGAGCGGAGGCAGCTGCCGGGGCGGAGGCTGGGCCTGCCCCTGGGGGTGGACATGGGTCTGGGGGAGGAAGTGGTGCTGCTGGGCCTGAACCTGGTTATGGGAGAAGTGCTGGGGCGGGTGATGGTGGGCCTGCGCCTGGAGGTGAGGAAGGTTCTCGTCTGGGCTGGTCTCTTGTTTGATATAAGAGCCCATTATGTCAGTCAGGTTCAGGCCGGAGTTGCTGGGCAGGCCGTGCAGACGAGCCTGCATTTCCAACTCCTGCGCACAGTTGCAAACAGCATCGTTAAGACCGTTTCATTTGCTGTGCGTCTGCGTCCGtctgtgtgcgagtgtgttaCCTGGATACGTAGCAACAGCTGCTTGTTGGCCACTTCCATTCGCTTGAAGTTGTTCTCCacctctctggtcctctggacaTCCTTCTGCATGCGTTTGATGTACTCCACTGAGGCCCGCAATATAGTGCCTTTGTTCCAGCGCACATCACTAAGCACACAATAAAGGACACAAAGCAATACCCACACATAAGTAACGGAGGATAACCCATTTTATGTGAGCGTTTGCTAACGGACAAATCTGTGTCGGAAAAGCAACTCACAGGTCGTTGGTTTTGGGGATCATGGTCCCAAGCTCTTTGATGCGGTCGTTGATGTTgaaccttctcctcctctcaacTATTacacagagaagcagagatAAGAGGATATGACATTGAGAAAAAATGCACGACAAGGACAAATGTACAGCGTACGTAACAGTGCACGAGAAACTGCTAGAAGGAGTGATTTCTGCCTTGGCAGAGCTGGACTTTATAGAGAAAGATCAGTGCACATCATAAATAAACCATAAACTGCAAAAAGAGACAAGCACTTCACTGctcacacgtgtgtgtgtgctcacacgtgtgtgtgtgcacacacgcgcgcgcgcataTATGTGCTGTCACAGGCAATTACACTTAAGTGCCAGGACAGCAGAAATGACCAGGTTAACCATCCACCAACTAGTTGCACCACGTCAGCACAAGACTATATGAAACTGCTTTTGTGAACGACTTCAGCGCAAAAGTATGTGAATGCATGAACACTCattaactaaataaataacaagGAGTGGTCTCCGTTCTTTTTTGGGAAAGCGCTTGCTGAGGCGACTTACTCAGATTGTGGTTGTCTTTCTTCTGCCTCTCCTTGGCCAGAGCTCGGGCTTCTGCgtctttgcaaaaacaaaaagcgatTAACTAACGGCTGAGAGTAAATCCCACGTtgcagggggagacaggagtGTGAAGAAAAACCAATACGCTCGCATACGAAGCATGCAGATGTTTCAGAATCAGTCTACCGACGGCAGTTTGAGTGAGCCCAGGCGAGGGggacaagaaatgtgaaaaaacattCGCACCTGAAAGTTCTCGCTTGATGGTCAGGTTGGCAGGACAGGAGTTACTGGTCATAGCAACAGTTGGGCCTTTCATGCCAGGACCTGTGTACACATCCAGGTGGCTGCTTGACAGAGGGAGCTGGTCAggagacacacagacaaataACAGGGAATTACATATGTTGACATGAAAGAACAGGCTGCTAAGCATGTACGCAGCAACAGTTGAAACATTGAAATGTTGAATAAGTCggtaaaatctttaaaaacaacacGATTAAAACCTTTAACAAAGCCCTGAATGTGACCTGATGttaatgacttttaaaaaatcCTTTACTTACAAGGTAACAGATGAACAGTAGCTGAATCTTTCAAGCTTCGCAGGTTACTAAGCAAACTAAGCAagttaaaaaaatccaaataaaagtCCAGGCAGACGGATGTAGAACTGCATTAATTCTTCCTGTTCTGCGGACCATCTATTCACAGCTTCACACTCCTTTTTAAGTACATTTCTAAAGTCAGTGTTCGTGTTTAGAGTGCTGTAAAGAGCAGATAGGAGGAGATAATGCAATAATATCACACCTGGGACCTGCCTGCCAAACACACAGCAATGATTGACTATCATCCTATCTTATCTTATCGGCCTTTATGGCTTGATTTTCTCCTCGGACTCCTCCAGCTTCTGAACTTGTGGAGCGGTCTACAAAGTCTTGCACTTTAGACATTGCATAACGACAGCAATTTAGTTTCAAATAAGACCCCTACAAAGCCGTGATTTCCTTTTAATTGTAGAGTTTAATGAGTGTGATGGACTTTTTATGCCTCATAAGCAGCCGTGTCATGCTCCCTGAAGCAAGGACGAATGTGCCACAGCTAATGAGGCCTAAAAGATAAAGAACTCAAAGGAAAAGATATCTTTATCTGCTGGCTACTGTGCTAACTGTGAAATCAAACACAACCACAGAGAGAAATATAAACGGAGGCCTCCGCCAGGCCAGCTTCTGTATTTAACACAGATTTTTGCAAAAGAGTGCATTAGGaacacaaatacagaaataGAAAAAGCGTTTCCAGCACAGGATGAAGATGTTCGTCAGAACCTCAGTTGTAGGCGGAGCTGATCATTAAGAacataataaaatgttaaatggTATAAAATCGTACCTTTAATTATCTTGTTTCAGATTAGACTTGATGGTAATTGGAACTTTAGTAGCCAGGAAACATTAGCAAATATTTCAATTGTGATTTGTGGGACTTTCTTTAATCTCTAATTTACACCAGGGGCTCTGGACTTAAAACAATAATCTcaaatcccaaaaaaaaaaaaaggtatgctTCATGAAATGCAGCCATCAGCTAATTTCGATCTGGAGCAAAGTGAGTGGCTCACTGACTGTATGCTGTCTGTGGATCGGCGTTTTAAATGCTACAAGACAAATACAAATCTGATTTAATGCTTCATCCTGACAGAACTGGATGTTTTCTAATGGTTTCAAATGAGCTCAAACTCCCAGCTGCCTCCAGACCTCTGAGCTGATAACAGTCAAACAGGGAGGCAGAGCTTCACTGCAAGGACGGTTCTTGAAATTGAATTAAACAATTAAGTGAGGACACACAGtttgtctctctcgctctggttttttttttccacacacacttaGGGCTTGATCTGTTCGCTTGTGCCTGGTATTCGATGGTGTTCCCAGCTCTTACTAAACTTTGAGATTCCAGAAATTCCATGGAGTTTGCTGCTTTAATCCCCATCAGGATTAGCAGGTGAGTTTCACTCACTGTTCTGACAGTTGGGAAGAAAACTGGAATTTTTTTGCAGCATTGCTACCACATTGATCTGACTTCGACCTTCCCTTGGAGCAGCGGCCGATCACAGTCTAATCATCCTGAGATTGATCTGTGTGCGTCACCTGATCTAATCTCTCAGTGACACATGAATGAGTGCAAAAAACACTTGAGTTGATTAAACCAATCAACCGCACAGAGTGGCATGCGATGAAGCAACACACTTCCATCAGCTCGCGTACACGTCCCGCTGAGGGAGAAGTGAATCACACAGACAATGCGtctgagccagcagcagcagcagactttGGATGGTAAAGCTCAACACCACGGTCCACACCAGCTCAAATATGAAGGAGTCTTGACTTCATTCCGACAGAAACTGAGATCacatgttaaaacaaaaaaaaaaactgctcttgAGATAAAACTGCCTTCCCCCGCTCCAACGCCCTGCTATGGTCCTCAGATAATCAGAGACCCGAGGCTGGGAGTTACAGCTGCATCTGTCTAAATTCAAATCCTCAGCGCACACTTTTGATAGCAGAGAACAACGTGAAACCACCAACACCCGCATTTTAAAGCTCACGCCACACTCTAATAAATGAGAATGTTTCGTTTTCTTACCAGCTGAATCTGTTCTCCTTCAATGACTTCCACAATGGCATACGTCTTATTCATCTCCTTCATCCTCTACTCCGCTATACTTACTAGGCCgcactgctttcttcttctcccacgaACACGAGCAGTACATGCAGCTCTCTCCAGCACTGCTGCCCCTGTCCTGAGAGAATAACCTCGGCTGCACCGCTCCTGTCTTTCTTCTACCTCCACTCTCCACCAAACAGGAGTGAACTTTCCCCTAACTGGACTTTCAGCCTGTTTTCCCCATGCACAAATTGCCCTCATCCCCCTTTCCCTCCTCCCTTCTTATCCTCCCCCCTCGTCTTCTCCACCGCCCTCTCACCAAATGTCTTGTAAACAAGTTGAACTCTAACTGCAGGCAGTTTAATTGTTAATTTTGTCTGCCCTCAGACAGACAGCACTGTACAGTCCTCAACAGAGACGTCTTAGACTTTCTGATTCACATCCAGCATGGTTTGGGAATGGACTGTTCCGTACACTGTATGTGCTGTGTATACGCATAATACATATTATTATAAACTATTATAGATTGACGTTGGACCAGTTGCATACCACAGAAGACACTGATATAGAAACAGCGATTACAGGAATAAAGTGAAAAGTCAAGGCATTTAATAGGCGATGCAGCCAAACTGTACGACCATGTGTGTCAATATCATGTGTTGCTTTTCAATTAGAGGGGAatgcaaatatttatttacaatttAGTATTTCAATTGAGcctgaacaccccccccccccccccccccccgaaatttttttttttataataaattccaaaataactgaaataattaaaaaagttcAGCTCTCACCGAGAATAGAATTTTCCTAGACCGGTCAGAATGTATCTATAAAGGCTTTAAGATCTCTGCATCCTTTAATAGTCTCTCACTGGTTTGCCATCTTTCatagaataaataaagaacatCCATAagcaaattaaatgaaatataattcCAATGAAGCCTTCAAGAAGCTTGGAAATTGGGAAGATATTCACTGGGAAAGTCCCACTTAGAGGctgacagcaaaaaaacaacatcaacataaTGATGGGTAAAGATGTCATTTAGAGGATAAAATAAGACACAGGCTGAAAAAATGCTTCTGAAGCTGATATTAATACGCTTCTGCTCTACACGTGTGgaaatacttttcttttttttccggCAATCTGTGAAAGTTGGAATTATGAACTCTGgtcattttcactttaacatCAATATCCCCGCCCTGCTCTCAAATGAGGTCGAGCACTCTGCACGGCCGCCCTATtggtatgtgagtgtgtgaatgggaCTGACAGAGCAGAGCACTTTGTGACTACTGAAGCAATGAAAAGCACTGTATTTACTCTGTTTACCATAAACTGGGCAAATTGCAAAGTGCTTTTGTTCTAATAGAGATGCACACATGCTGCTGTTCCAAGTCTCTTCATATTTGCTTGTCAGAGCGTTCAGAAACTATCTGGAGTGTAGTTCAGACCTTCGAGGTCTTGCAGGGCATTTAGCCCTGTCAAAAGTTCAAGCCCTCCCACTAAAACCCACGAAGACATTATAATCTCATCTCACATTTGCGACAGTGAAGAAGGCCAAGTGAATATGGCGTTTATCATATAAAAGACTCCAATCACGGTTTAATGGTGGGTTGACTTTACTTACTGTGTTTGGCATCTGGATAGGGTCAATGTACGCTTGGACATCATCGTAACTGGACTGCATGCTGATGATGTTGTCAATGACTTCGTCCATctgaaaaccaaaccaaaaaggTATTGAAACAGATATAAGTTAAAGACTTTTTCAATGTAAACCTAAATCAGGGACAACATGTAAAGACACATTTGAATTTTGTAGCAGAGACCGAAAAGAACAACTGATTCGACCTTGAtttaaacacagaaaagcagatAAATTGTTTTACATGTCCATGCGTCACtcaaaaaaaagatttctgtcATGGAGGCCAACCGGGAAGATCGTTTTCTGACAGACAGACTCAGGAAAGAGAGGTCTCAAGTTGAAGGAAGACAATTGGTCAAAGTCTTCAGGGTTCAAAGGTCTTTTCAATCGGCTGTGCCTCTGTCACTTGTTAAGGGGTAATTACTCGGTGCAAGGCCATTACAGAGCATTTAAGTTCCACTGATTGCCCGTCTCAGTTATGGCTAGTTAGTCAACACGTTCATCCACACGCTCACTGCCTGTGTAACACATTGACACCGATGCTGCTCGGGCGCACCGCAGCCCAATTAAACTGTTATGATGCTCCTATAAAATGTGGAAATAATGTCACCGCGGGGGCAATACTCAACCCTCATAATTTTATATACGAGTGCCATTAAGTCGTATTTTAGAAATATCTGTTCAATACGGTTCTTGCAAATGGCACTTTACAACTGACCGGGAATTAATGTTTACAGGTTTATGTGCGTGCCGCCATCGGGATGCGCTCGCAGTCATGTACCTCCTTCTCGTGGCTGGAGCCGATGTTGAGCATGGCCATGGGGCTGTTGGGGGCACTGTTTCCAGACATGAGCTGCTCGGCGCGCATGTGAGGGGAGTGCAGAGGCGGGGGCGCCGACGCCGAGTTAGTGGGTCCCATGTTggtgggggaggagggcggCATCAGCCCTGCGACTGCGTGGACCGTCTATACACGCAGGAGGACGGAGCGCGGTGGTTATGTTAATGAATAAAAGAGTGCTGGCACACTCAGACACATACGTTGAAGCACTAGGAGAAGAGTTTGTATTACAAGCCAGGTGAAAACCACTATAAACTTATCTATATGTGTATATAACAGAGATACAGCAGAGGGGCTTAGAGACAAATACCTGCTTGGTGGCAAAGGTTGTTGACAGGTATTCTTTTACTTGTTGCCTCCGAGACTGACGGATGTGGTAATCTGTAGGATTCTCCAGGTGAGTCTGTACCTGTATcaagacaataaaataaaataaaaaagggtGAGACATCCAACCATGTACACCACACAAACAAGATGGTTTCCTCTACTGTTTCATAGTTTAAGTGGAGCATAAAAAGATAAGATCTCATTACAAGTGCCACTTCTTTTAGCTACCATCACAACGTGTTATTATCTGAAATACGTTCAATTTAGTGACTAGAGATATATTTGCTGTATTTGGAGAGCTTATTAGCCGAGTACGATTTTCACCACAAACATGCAACCACACAACACACCGAGTATGTGGTTTCAGACCCCGCTATCGCAGTGATGCCCCCCGGATATGGTAGCATTAAGTCAGTGGTACTGCTTACGAGAGTAAAGCCTCACTAAATCCTCTGGTGTGGCTACACAGAGCATTGGGCTGGCCTCATTCCTTCACATCAAAGAGCAAAGCTCAGTGTGAGCAGGCTTGCTCCCCATTACTACAATGAGGGATTCAACTCCTCAGctcccccggacccccctctgcTTTATAACCAACAGCAGGATTATATCAAATGAAGTAGAAACCTCTCCAGTAAATAGATGTTttcaagcaaacacacacttggaGATTCATCTTGATTTTGTGTCCTAAAAATTCAACCTATGAGGCCCAGCCCTGTCGGCACCAATGAAGTCCCAGAAATCACGCTGCAGGAGGCATGACAGGCTCCTGATAGACAGGCAGGCCCACCTTATCTGCACAGAAAGACGACTCTAAACACTGAGATTTCATAAACACCATTCCACTcagtcacccacacacacaagcatgcgCCCAGACAGAGCTGTCAATGCAGGACGCTGCTTCAAACAGAAGTGCAAACGCTCTAGACAGATTTACGGGTCAAAATACCCTAAagcaacacactcacacatacaacGGAGGgttgcacaacacacacaaacacacacaaacacacatattcaGAGATAAGGACCCACAAAGGCATCCCTGGAACCGGGCAAAATGTCACTTCAGCTTTATCGGTGCCTGTCTCACTCAGACTATCTGCACGGCTCCTATCGCAAAACATGTCAGACCTCTCTTATCTCCCCCTGCTGTCTCCCTACCTGCTTGCTGCtcctctgcatttttttctcgcTCTGCCTTCGTCAAACCTGCCATTGATCGTTCAGTGCTGCCGTGTGCCTGGTTACAGCAGGCGTAGTTCTGACGAGCTGCAGCCTCCTGTCCCATTTCCGTCTAAGTCCCATATTTATTCACAGgtacattttctctttttcaatcGTGAGGTCTGTTCCCAGTTTTGACCTGAAGCTGCATTTGCATCCGGACTTAGAGACATCGGACTGCTGGTCTGGACCGAGCCTCAAAATTGGACTTTGTGGGAGGGTAAAGTAGTGTCTATGAATTATGTATTCAGACTCCACTGACCTTAAGAACCTCCACAGGGACCTGCATGCTTTCGTAATGCTGCGGGGTGCTGATGGCCGGGCTGGGCGCAGGCGGGCCGGCCATGCGGTGCTGCATGTACTGCAGGGCtgcattctgctgctgctgctgctgccgctcacgctgctcctcctgctgcagctggtctcGCATCAGCTGGatgaacacacgcacacacccacagacacacacagagttaccAAAACAAAGCCGTACTTACAGGAAATGCAGCTTCGCACTGCCGTGTTCAATGGGGAAGTTGTGAATGCTGCAGCCATAACATTGGTGATCTTGTATTATGACGAATCAAATTAATAAAAGTGTATTCAGGAGTTTCAAAAACAGGCTGAGTAGCAGCAATTCCTTGATAaagagttgttttgttttctttcgattacagatttttttcagattttagaatctgttgactttgttttgttgaCTTTCTCTGCCACACGGTGTTGTATCAGAGAACAACAGGTGACTCAATATAATCAGTCTGTCAACATGAGGTGTATTCAATATATCAAACTGTAGGAGAGTCTCAAATCATGGCGGTATTTATCACAGGAATTAATTgagaaaaatacagagaaatacagagaaaaaacaGTTACGTAACACTAACACTACAATGTACGATACATGATGAATGCCTTTATGGAAGTCTAATTAAAGGCAGAATGTAGCGGTGTTCAACCTGCATGCGCAGCCCAATGCGGGAGGCCATTGCTGGGGGGCGAGGGGGCAGGGGAGGGCGAGCCGACGTTAATGCACCACAGTCCAGCCCGAGAGGTAGAGGAAGCTGCAAAAGGAGAATCGGTAACATTAAGGTGACgattaaaaacagcaaatcCAATTACCTGATCAGGTTCGAACATGATCATcaatctgtttttgtgtgtaaatcGTTGTCTCTACCAAGAGACGCTGCAATGAAATTTGTTTGACCTAATATTATTGAGGAAAGATTTGATCACATACAGGATTGTTAAGAAGTGCAGTACACCGACTTGAACATGATGTTGCAAAAACTGggattaatctttttttatatctttacttctttttgttattttatcagAGAAATAAATACTCATCACCAGTTTTTGCTATTAATTTCTCATTTTAAGATAGCAAGCAGAAATCCATAACTTCAGTTCTTCGTAATCAAACTGTTGTTCATTGATTCAGTAATGTTGTATAATTCTGAAACTGAAACCTAAAGTCATTGTTTTGCTAAACCGGTCCAATATTCTATCTTCTATCCCTCTACACCACCAAAGAAAGTTTTTACAGCAATCAAAACATCACAGAACCTTTATTTTCATAGGTTATCAGATTAAACAAGGATAGATTTATCAAAAGCACTGATGCTACCAGTAGTTTTTACTACTAACATAAAGCACTACAGTATAACTATTCACGATACAGCTACCAATACCAGCATTTCTGACCATATAATACAAAAGTATGGTCAATTTGAtaagctgtaaaataaaaatgtgttgagTAGCACAAGTTGCATGTTCaccaaaacagcacaaatgtaaggggttttttttctgtctaccTGCATACGTAGAATTCCTATGAACTGATGTCTTATTAACAGTATTTGAGGTAAAACCACAAACTACAGTGCACCAAAACATGCAGCATATCTTCTCTTTGTGCTGCTCATCAGTGCTCTCTATCTATGTAGATATGAGACAGTAGGAAATACGAGTATACCATGGCaatgatgaatgaaaaagaCAACATCTCACAACAATAGATACCTTTTGAAAGACTCCATTGTAAAACAAGAAAGACCAAAAATATCAGATGcactttaaaatatttaaaaaaaaatatttaaatgcaGCAAATCACAAGTGACCCAGATCAGCAAAAACCTCAAAATGTCCAGTGTTGTCTCATAACTTACGGTTAAAATGAGGCAACGGAATGTCCTGACCCCAATTTGTGGTAAACAGAAGACGGTTTCCCCAACAATTTTTGAATGGTCATGTGAGAAtcatgtggggtttttttcccccccctctggATGATCACATGAGCCAGAAGATGAGGGGAACGCCCATCACCTCTTCACATCATCTCTCAAATGCAAACTCATAAACATACAGTGGGGAGTCCCTGCATGGACAGTTCCCCTTCTGAAATGAGTTGTGTTCCCTGACTGCATGACTAATCTCGTCTGGACTCAGGGAGGTGTGATTAAACAGCCTCTGAAATATCTGAAAGTCTTTGTTATGTTGATGAGTGGCAGAACGAGACACGGCACGGCATCAGTCAGAATCTGAGTCGTCCTCTCTGGCGTCAGAAACACTGTCAGTTTATGTCATAAAGAggggaagacagagagagaaagacaaagagagaaaagctcATTGTACATGAGGTACAATAAGAAGGGCAGCTCCTATTGAGGAGGACTGAAGCCGCCTGTTGTCCGAAGTGTACATTTCAGCACCCGAGGGGGCACACACTGCCCGCTTTGTGCCCATCAGACTGCCTACATGAAAAACACACTCCCATGCAGATACACACGTTGAAACACATTCCAACACAAACTTGGACCGGGATTTGAGGAAAGAGCAGCGAACTGAGAACTCCATGAACTGAGAAAGAGCTTTAATTTAATGCTCACAGCTTCCAGTGGTGATGGGGCAACTTCTGCAAAACAGCTGGAATTCTGCTCTCAGCGTAGTGGTGATTTTCTTTCAGGGTGCTGAAATAAACAGCCAAGAAAGAGTGCTGAGCAGTACAGGAATGCTGCACAGTGTATTTATAGAGTCTGGCAAATGGGGCCATTACATCTTAAAACTCAATTGGCAAGGTAGGAATGCCAGCCAAAGACGGACATGCAGTCTGTCATTTAGCAGTCTGCTCCATATGCTGTCCCGACTGTCAGCTTCCAACAGGAAATATGTTTCACATGATAATCAAAAAGAAGATTTTGCGACTTTCACCAATGAAAACCAACCAAGCCTAATATTCCATACCGCTTTACGTCCTAGAGCGGTGATTCTGCAGGCGATGTGGCCCGTTCACAAAGGAACTGACTTCATGCACGCCTGAAGAGTAATGGTCCTGCTGTCTTAAAAGGCCAACACATAAAACGCCACCACATTATTCTGTCTCTTTGTAAATGGAGATATGTGGCTGTTCTGCTTCTTTTTGAATTACTGATGTATAAGCATTACAGCGCTGTCAAAATatcatcttttgtttttaaatctcccTAACGTGACAGATTAACAGACCATCGTGTTTACATTTCACTCTCGAAGTTGCCAACACATGCAGAATATGTGTCGTATAGCACCCAACTGTGAGTAAGCCCCGTTACGTAACACACATGTTCTCTAGCACTTCTCCACATTCACACATATCACTTCCTGATATCATATGGTGACACACTGCTACCAGGCAGCATGATCTCCCACCCGGGCCTTCCCATTGCCTGACATCCACTGGGGACATTTGTGACGCATTAAGAGCACACAGCAGCCATTGTGTGTCTGACGCCGTAATGCCACGGCCCCCTTCACTTCAAACACTGTCAGCCAGTAGGAGGATGCAGAGCGGAGGAAGcccgggtcagaggtcatctcTGGACTGTGCCACTTAACtcgtcacaaacacacacacacggcaatACGCGGCGGTAAGTAACACTTGTAATTTGTTCAACATGTCGTGCGATGACAGCCTCCCTTCTAAGAACagcgcagcacacacacacacacaatcgcacacacaaacacaaaagtacACGTACACACGTGGGGGCAGTGCGGGGCCATAGCACCTGTGCTCAGAGACATGGTGTTAATTTGTGGAGTGTGTATTTTTAGAAGTGACTGTGCAATGCCAAGGAAGGCCTTTTGACAGCCAGCAGTTACATGAAGCATGCGTACACActaaggatcgaccaattattggcctggccgataatatcggccgatattgggcatttttctaataatcagcatcggcctttttttccaccaatatccgataaaaaaattttttacCGTATTTCCCGCACTATAAGGTGCACCTAAAAGCCTCGAATTGTCTCAAAGCTCAACTGTCTGCCTTATAtttcgatgcgccttttttttcagaaaatacggtaataaagaccacccggTCGTCAGTCTGTTGTCTTGACTAcggctcccataatgcattgtgatgtgatcacatgagcaaacaacttctgcttgcttgtagctaagctagccagttccaaagaacggcaaacatgaagcttgaGGCAGATTCTCCGCCTCTAACCCGTCAGTCACCAGAaccacagtttgtcctccagtctcccaaccggagagcacggcgcgcggctgcacagccgcgaGGAGCGGCCCGACGCCGGCGGACGGCCCGCTCGCCGGGACGCCAGGAGCGGTCGGCCGGCAGCGGTCAACCGGCAGCGGATTACAGTCCAGTCGGCCCCACGCATCTTCCgccacgcactcacgccacacattgaaaactgaaaaaaaaatgaccggtaaatgtgtctggtgcgctgctgtggaaccgggaggaatcaaacgCACGCCTGTCACAGACCGaccgctgatttttttttttttccagttttcaatgtgtggcgtgagtgcgcgACAGAAGACGCCGGGCCGAGTCGGTCGGGGCGACCGGGGGTCGACTGGTTACCGTGCCGAGAacagactgcctgccgaaaaatgactcccCCCACGGGGGCGCGCATCGATTAgtgataacattgattttaacatattttttagcGTTGCAGTAGCCTACAACTTTAGTTCAACCAggattctccattgtttattttattattattttttattcctacagtacaggacatacaggggacaacatacaagaaaatgaagggaaGAGTTGTGTTATCAGCAGCGGCAGAGAGTTGAATGCtacattttgatgccaaaatgttcatttttgctgcaaatgaatatcggttcaacatatcggttatcggtttccataagtaccaataattggcatcggcatcggccctaaaaaagccatatcggtcgatccttagtacacacacacacacacacacagaatactcATGCATTGACTCTTACTGGAGGTTTACAGGCACATGTCCACATTTTTAACAAGTGCAGGACTTGTATAATGTCGCATTCCTTCTGCTAAGGACGATGTGATTGCAGAGAAATCCCAGGAGGTCACACAGCTGCCTCCATATCACCATAAAGTGAGAGGGAGGTTTCAAACTGAACAGTGTCACCTATATACTCGTTGAACCCGActcatgataataaaaataagttacttaacttctggaaaaaaaacccctaattTCAAGTTTGCAAAGATTCAGCACTTCGACTGGACTTGAT encodes:
- the tfeb gene encoding transcription factor EB isoform X4 codes for the protein MASRIGLRMQLMRDQLQQEEQRERQQQQQQNAALQYMQHRMAGPPAPSPAISTPQHYESMQVPVEVLKVQTHLENPTDYHIRQSRRQQVKEYLSTTFATKQTVHAVAGLMPPSSPTNMGPTNSASAPPPLHSPHMRAEQLMSGNSAPNSPMAMLNIGSSHEKEMDEVIDNIISMQSSYDDVQAYIDPIQMPNTLPLSSSHLDVYTGPGMKGPTVAMTSNSCPANLTIKRELSEARALAKERQKKDNHNLIERRRRFNINDRIKELGTMIPKTNDLDVRWNKGTILRASVEYIKRMQKDVQRTREVENNFKRMEVANKQLLLRIQELEMQARLHGLPSNSGLNLTDIMGSYIKQETSPDENLPHLQAQAHHHPPQHFSHNQVQAQQHHFLPQTHVHPQGQAQPPPRQLPPLPQHLQPQPPIQYPAVGSSQPFDLCQSLDLCDGLPGFSDGMSGLGDLGGLDVHGRRGELGFLMMDEPLSPMGGDPLLSAMSPEASVDSSRRSSFSIEDGDIL
- the tfeb gene encoding transcription factor EB isoform X1, with the protein product MASRIGLRMQLMRDQLQQEEQRERQQQQQQNAALQYMQHRMAGPPAPSPAISTPQHYESMQVPVEVLKVQTHLENPTDYHIRQSRRQQVKEYLSTTFATKQTVHAVAGLMPPSSPTNMGPTNSASAPPPLHSPHMRAEQLMSGNSAPNSPMAMLNIGSSHEKEMDEVIDNIISMQSSYDDVQAYIDPIQMPNTLPLSSSHLDVYTGPGMKGPTVAMTSNSCPANLTIKRELSDAEARALAKERQKKDNHNLIERRRRFNINDRIKELGTMIPKTNDLVLSDVRWNKGTILRASVEYIKRMQKDVQRTREVENNFKRMEVANKQLLLRIQELEMQARLHGLPSNSGLNLTDIMGSYIKQETSPDENLPHLQAQAHHHPPQHFSHNQVQAQQHHFLPQTHVHPQGQAQPPPRQLPPLPQHLQPQPPIQYPAVGSSQPFDLCQSLDLCDGLPGFSDGMSGLGDLGGLDVHGRRGELGFLMMDEPLSPMGGDPLLSAMSPEASVDSSRRSSFSIEDGDIL
- the tfeb gene encoding transcription factor EB isoform X2, with amino-acid sequence MASRIGLRMQLMRDQLQQEEQRERQQQQQQNAALQYMQHRMAGPPAPSPAISTPQHYESMQVPVEVLKVQTHLENPTDYHIRQSRRQQVKEYLSTTFATKQTVHAVAGLMPPSSPTNMGPTNSASAPPPLHSPHMRAEQLMSGNSAPNSPMAMLNIGSSHEKEMDEVIDNIISMQSSYDDVQAYIDPIQMPNTLPLSSSHLDVYTGPGMKGPTVAMTSNSCPANLTIKRELSEARALAKERQKKDNHNLIERRRRFNINDRIKELGTMIPKTNDLVLSDVRWNKGTILRASVEYIKRMQKDVQRTREVENNFKRMEVANKQLLLRIQELEMQARLHGLPSNSGLNLTDIMGSYIKQETSPDENLPHLQAQAHHHPPQHFSHNQVQAQQHHFLPQTHVHPQGQAQPPPRQLPPLPQHLQPQPPIQYPAVGSSQPFDLCQSLDLCDGLPGFSDGMSGLGDLGGLDVHGRRGELGFLMMDEPLSPMGGDPLLSAMSPEASVDSSRRSSFSIEDGDIL
- the tfeb gene encoding transcription factor EB isoform X3; translated protein: MASRIGLRMQLMRDQLQQEEQRERQQQQQQNAALQYMQHRMAGPPAPSPAISTPQHYESMQVPVEVLKVQTHLENPTDYHIRQSRRQQVKEYLSTTFATKQTVHAVAGLMPPSSPTNMGPTNSASAPPPLHSPHMRAEQLMSGNSAPNSPMAMLNIGSSHEKEMDEVIDNIISMQSSYDDVQAYIDPIQMPNTLPLSSSHLDVYTGPGMKGPTVAMTSNSCPANLTIKRELSDAEARALAKERQKKDNHNLIERRRRFNINDRIKELGTMIPKTNDLDVRWNKGTILRASVEYIKRMQKDVQRTREVENNFKRMEVANKQLLLRIQELEMQARLHGLPSNSGLNLTDIMGSYIKQETSPDENLPHLQAQAHHHPPQHFSHNQVQAQQHHFLPQTHVHPQGQAQPPPRQLPPLPQHLQPQPPIQYPAVGSSQPFDLCQSLDLCDGLPGFSDGMSGLGDLGGLDVHGRRGELGFLMMDEPLSPMGGDPLLSAMSPEASVDSSRRSSFSIEDGDIL